A single Fusobacterium sp. JB019 DNA region contains:
- a CDS encoding TSUP family transporter — MLGWFTAMSFENFIFVLIMCFIAAAVDAIAGGGGLISLPAMISTGLPIHLVMGTHKFSSVCSSIGSSLKFFTSGKTNFEILKYLIGLNIMGAAFGVYILTKINDAFLEPLIIILLVIMFFYMWFNKGIGVEDNYKGKTKKNMIQGALMATIIGFYNGFFGPGTGSFLTFAFIKIYGMEFINSSGNSKILNLTGNLASLAMFIYFGKVNYPYAIAIGIVMFLGAQIGAKIAILKGARFIKPFFLIITAITAAKMIITKFI; from the coding sequence ATGTTAGGGTGGTTTACGGCGATGTCTTTTGAAAATTTTATATTTGTTTTAATTATGTGTTTTATTGCAGCAGCAGTTGATGCTATTGCTGGTGGGGGTGGGTTGATTAGTTTACCAGCGATGATATCAACAGGTTTGCCAATTCATTTAGTTATGGGAACGCATAAATTTTCTTCAGTTTGTTCTTCTATAGGTAGTAGTTTAAAGTTTTTTACTTCTGGTAAAACAAATTTTGAAATTTTAAAGTATTTAATAGGTTTAAATATTATGGGGGCAGCTTTTGGAGTATATATTTTAACTAAAATTAATGATGCTTTTTTGGAACCTTTAATAATAATACTTCTTGTAATTATGTTTTTTTATATGTGGTTTAACAAGGGAATAGGAGTTGAAGATAACTACAAAGGTAAAACAAAAAAGAATATGATACAAGGAGCACTTATGGCTACAATAATAGGATTTTATAATGGATTTTTTGGTCCAGGAACAGGCTCTTTCCTAACTTTTGCTTTTATAAAAATATATGGTATGGAATTTATAAATTCTAGTGGAAATTCTAAAATTCTTAATTTAACAGGAAATTTAGCTAGTTTAGCAATGTTTATATACTTTGGTAAAGTAAATTATCCTTACGCAATAGCAATAGGGATTGTTATGTTTTTAGGGGCGCAAATAGGAGCTAAAATAGCTATATTAAAAGGGGCTAGATTTATAAAGCCATTTTTCTTAATAATAACAGCAATAACAGCAGCAAAAATGATAATAACAAAATTTATATAA